The Tripterygium wilfordii isolate XIE 37 chromosome 1, ASM1340144v1, whole genome shotgun sequence sequence tcaatagatgaaaatcccacatcggatgtAAGTCGTTCAAGTAATAGGGAAAGCCTTGATCCACTAGATTGACAATGCTATGTGATCCTGGCTCGTAAGGCTTGGGGTGGTTAGTGGGCCGACGGTCAAAATGGTTCAGGAAAAGCCCTGATCCACTGGATTGACAAAGCTATGTGATTCtggctcgcaaggcttggggcggtTAGTGGGTCGACGGTCGAAATGGTCCAGCCCTagccatgcacgaggacgtgcatactcctaggggaggattgatgagaaacCCACTTTGGAAGATGGTGGATttagagtctagcttataaaGGAGCATACTCCtagggggaggattgatgagaatcccacattggaagatggtggatttggagtctagctttTAAGGGAGGACAAATCTCCTactgtcaacctgggttttcaatagatgaaaatcccacatcggatgtCAACCGGGGTTTCCAAtagatgagaatcccacattggaagatggtggatttggaatctagcttataagggaggacaaatctCCTACTgccaacctgggttttcaatagagattTAGACttaaacttgtgatgctagacttgggcccccatcccttGTGACAGGTATTCATCATAGGACACCAACTCTCAACATAGTTCAACTCCCTTTTGGAGAGGAATATGGATGGGGTCTGAGAAATCCTCGTGTGAACCAATGTGAGAGAGTCTTACTCCTACTACAATCCAGTTCTAGCTCGGTCTAACTTGGTTGATTCGTCTGATAGGGCAGACCTAATACGACATCATCAAGGTAGATttgtattttttctatttttgtttccaTGAATCTTCTTTCACATATTTTCATAAAACATATGTTGAAACACTAATTATTTCTTTAAGAGAATTATGGATTTTAATAAATGGTTCGATTATCAATTAATGAATCATAATATTAAGACACGTGCATGAGTAccaatatattattattagaaTCAAATCGATTTGCTGGTCGAACTGGTTCAACtactattttttaataaaatacgAATATGCAATCAAATCATGATCACCATAAGTAATTCTGGGATTAACAGAATTTGTGATCACCGCAAAAATATTTGTGTTCTAATTTGGTCAATGAAAGTCAACTTGTGacaatttaattattgaaaGTTTAATTTCTGCCAATTTGATCACCCTGACAGAATTTGTCAATTTCAATCAGTCAACCTACTGATATGACATGTTGACCCTTAACTCATATGTTCTATATGGAAAATAATTTCCAAATGGAAATAACTAAAATTTTATTACAAACATTTAATAGGTAGACAAATGATTGGAAAACACCTATAATTATAAGGATACTAGACATTTGTTTcgactctctttcttctctctcaacCATCTTCTCTGTCTTCTCTCTCAACTTTTATCAGCCCCTCCTTTCACGTTTGGAGAGGAGGAGCCGGTGCTCTCCTCTATCGACTCCTCCTCTCGCGCAGCACTTTTTTTAAtgcttttctttgtttatttgtttcaatAATAAGAGTAGACGGTGGGATTCTCCCATGATTTTCTATTTGGGTGATAGCTTAGTTTCAAGAACGTTGTATGATCGAAGATCTCTTAGCATGTTATGGATTTCAAGCTTCAAGTTCAAGTATCGATAAGTATGATTTCGATGGATCTAGATCTACTTCTAGATCTATTTGGAGGATTGCTCTAATGACCAGATCTGATTTGCTCAAGttgtttttcttatttgttaatttaatcCAGCGTCGTCCGATGTGTTTaagttgttttttgtttgtttagtctTCTCATGTATATGCCGGTGTAGTTTGTTATTCAGTGTTTTGCTGGTGTAGTtgggtttttgtttgaaattctcAAATATAATCCATCTTTATGGTGGCTCGAGTGTTTATGAGTCTCAAATTCTCTTAGCTAAATTATTGGATAAATGAATACAATAAGGTATTTGACattctcaaaaagaaaaacattagatgaatcttatttgcaccataacttttgctaagtacaccccaaaatcAGTAAAAAAAACCCCGATCCGTGCTCgagtctctcctctctcttcagTCTTTCTTCACTCCTCTGCTACCGGAGCTCCCTGCTGCCTCTTCTTTTAAGACCCTGTCAAAAACTCAGGTGGAGGACCCCGAGTAATTTATAGGACGTGGCTCCGGTCAAAGTTTGCCCAGAAATTCAAGCTGGAGAGGAGCAAGAACCCACCTACCATGTTCCCATTGatgctctgtttttgttttgtacATGGAGTGCAGGtggtaaaattaaaaaaaaaagaagaagaagaagaagaaatatggtgaactcataattgttttaattttaaaatggaTTTATTTATATTGGAGTGTACTCAACAAAAAATGAGATGCAACTAAGGTTCATCAAACATTATAAGCATCAAAAACTATATTAAAATCTAGAAATTAAACTCAAAAAATAAAGTTTGATACAACTCCAGACTCCAGAGGAGATAGAATCAGAGGAAGAAAGCTCCTCCTTGTGGATGAGATCAGCAGTAGCAATATGAGGAACATCTAGATCTAGAAGATTGGAGAGCCAAGCTTGAGGACTGTTGAGAGCCAAAAGATCCAAAAAGGCTCCTCCTTTAATATTTTTTGCAGATCCAAAAGATCCAAGCATAATCTCAAGCGCAACAAAGCAAACCCTAGGCAAGAACTTGAAGATTTGCCATCCTTTACTAGAACAATCAGGACCAAATCTGTGCCCTAAATCACACACAAAGGAGGATAGAAAAAGTGGATGTAACACCCCTCCTTCACCCGAGGTGGTTACACGGCACGGTAACTATCCACGCGTTCCCATTCATTTAGGTCCATGTGTATAGCCCTTGTAAGCCTTTTGGAACCatactaaaacatcaataataGCTAccataatatttaaataaacttCCAAGTCTTTTAGTTACATCACCAAGACAAATTGAACACTGTTTAGATTATACCTTACAATTTATTGAAACTAAAAACTAGCATAAATATAAACATAGCATCCAAGCTTTGTGTGAGCTCAAGCGCGTCCTCTTAGCTTGTATTGTTATCTACATGTATGGAAAACATGTAGGAGGGTTAATCAAGCAAATCCAAAGAAcacttaaattttcaaaaataaaatataaagtaAATCTTCCTCGCATAAGTCATACCCAATAATTGCGGcttaaatcaaatattttcGGGTATATGTAGgacaaaagaaattttatgCCTGTCACTTcatacacaaatatatatatatatatatataaatatgcatgtatatatgttatCATAAAATAATTCCCAATCATTCCTCCACATATGATCCCCAATTGGACCTCGTCTCTCGTACGGTTTACCCCGAAGTCGTCACTCCGATTTGTAGGGAGGGAACACCAAGTGTGAGCCTCTTCGTCAAGAAAGTTCGTGGTACTTTTATGATGGGCGGTGAGTAGGGTCAACACCTCCTACCACACCTGAACACATCATATTGTAAATTCAAATAGTCCCCACAACCGGGTCAAGGTTTAGGGTTGTCGCGTGCACCGACTTTTACAACATAACCCATAACTAAATAATAATCCATCAAGTACCAATCACCAAGAATGTGGAATAGGGAATTTCAACACATACTTAAAAGTAGTATtacttcaaaatcaaatatgaaGTTCCAAAACATGTCATAAATCACATTCCAATAAACCCTTAATCAATATTTCAAGTCTCAAGTAAATACCAAACTTTTCATTTATCAATCCAAGGTATTCAAGGACTTTACTTGCTCATTTGGTCAAACAACATGTATaaatatggatatatatatatatatatatatatattcgggaTAGCACATGTATGATTTAAAAGTACACATAGAGATTaatcataaaaatatatataatatataatatgttCCTTTCATACGTACTTATCATATAAACAGATatgtctataaatatatatatataaataaatatatatatatatatatatatatatatcgaataGCAATATTTTCATAGAAATCGTTTAGAATGTTCTAGCGGTGGCAACCCTCACCTTAGTCGATATTCTTAATCACAAACGAGAGCTTTTTCTTTGCGCCTGTCGTACATCAAATCGGGTTCGGTCCCTATTAATTTTCTTCTATTAGAATCGGTGGTGTTTATGggcaaatcaaatatcaaaagaaaCATCATAATATGTGCACAACTTCCATTTTCTCATCATGCATGTCATTAAATCATCATTTCTCTAAACcaaatcaatttatttatttaccttCTTTTTGTAACTAGAACTTGGAACTCCTTTTGATCTCTTGTCAAGCCTTGCCTCCAAATACCTCCATTTTCTTCAATGGTGAGACACcgctctctccctccctccctccctccctccctccctccctccctctctctctctctccccctctctctctctcactctctctccctccctccctccctccctccctctctctctctctctctctccctccctccctctctccctctctccctccctccctctctctctctcggtaaCCATGGTTATTATGAGTATGGAGAAGCAAAATGAGCATGCTTTCCTCCTTTATTTAAACACACACATCTCATCTCCTTTCTTAACATGTGTCATTTCCTTACAAGCTTTCATATATTTTATACATCTAAATACTCTATATCCATATCTTTATAAGATAACATAATCTCCTTCTATATTAGGCTTTGACACTTATCTTTCTTTTATACCTCAATGCCCTTTTTCTCATGCACAACTaattatttattcttttattttatttttttctactaTAACCACTCTCATCTTTCGCCACTTGTCACCATCTACAAAGTTTACTCCAATTTTCATAAATTTCTTGTTTGCTATATCTCTCCTTAAATCTTCCATTGGTCCATTCCTAATCATTATTAGGATTTTCTAATATCTTGTGTCCCGTAACTAATCATTTTGTAGACATATTTGCATGAGACAACCAACCCCCTTTCACAACCTCCCTTTTTATCCAatcatttttcacatttttattgaCCAATCATCTTTCCTTACTTCATCATTCCTTCAATTTattcttaaattattttattttgcctTTATCCAACACCATAAAGACCTATATTGTCCTTTTTATTCTAATAATGACACATAATCTATCATACTCAACCTATGAAATTCTtatggataatgcttgagatcccCAAAAAACctcatttaatatggagtgttggatgtgcagtgggccctacatatgtgtttttaaacaatgactattttaatgtcacatagatttagggACTTTTGGtggtcaaattttgggggtctttAGTATTATCCAATTCTTATATGCCATATacatatcattattattattatttaaaactCTATCACACATAGTTAATAACTTAACACATTATCTCCTAAGTACTATGAATAGTACATACGGTCATGCACAAGTGCATGTCTACCCATATgtataagtgtatatatatatatatattatttgttatCAACGATTTTATGCAAGTCCTACCCAataatgatattttatttaaatgaaaaagATATTAGACTTGTTTAGGCTTAACGACTATACTATATTTATTAGGGTAAAATTTTAACTCACTTGGTTAATGCTAGGATCAAATTTTTGGAATGTTACAGTGGTGCTTGCCCACATCGTGTTACATGGGGAATTGGGGGTTCTTCTGATGGGGCAACTAGGGGATGGGGGTGCGCCATAGGTTCCATTGGGCTACTGGTTGATCTATCTCATTACTAATGGATGGAAGTGCTTCGATGGAAGAGAGGGATAGAAATGGTTCGGCataaaaatttgtattttgatctaAGACTGGAACTGCTTCAATGGAAGGGATCCAGGGGGAGGCCTGTGCACATTGAACAGGTTAATAACCTGTTCAATGTTTTGCACCGTCAGATCTTGGTTCCAAGATCTAACGGTGGccccctattttttttttttaacctttaaattttcttaaggtaaaCTACTTGTTGGGTTCAATTGTATTATGCTTATACTTTAGCATCGATTATTGATCTTTTCGTTTCTtggaatttgtttgatttattgctATTTGCGTTGTTTGTACTGGTGTAGAGAATTTCCTTACTTTAGTTCTTCCAGATctattaatttgataatttcttttgtGGAACTAATGAACTACTTCAGATCTTTTTATAAGTCTGTACTTGCGTGATTGAGAATAGTTTATTTTCAAGGCATTGATCATCTTTGCACATGCTGATTTGgaattggttttgttttatcTACTATAGCAAATTCTGATGCATACAGTTCATCTACAGCAGTAGtgttatagttttttttaatatttaaagataaaaaaatagGCTCTCTTTGGTTTAtgggttgagagagagagaggaatgagAAGAGTTGgtattgaagaaagaaatagggGGCCATTGTTTACTCCTCTCGATatttaaaggtaaaaaaaaaaaatagatctgACGGTGCAAAACACTGAACAGGTTATTAACCTGTTCAGTGTGCACAGGCTCCCCCTGGCTTGGGACACTTGATTTAAGAGTTAACCTACCACATCAACAGTTTGATTGACTAAAATTGACAAATTATGTTGGGATGATCAAAttgacataaattaaaatttcgATGATTAAATTAACATAATTTAactttcagtgaccaaatgaTTCAATTCATTCAATTATAGTagcttcaaatcttttttttaactTATGTTTCATGGTTagaaaatcatatttttaaGTGTAGCATGTAAtttaatttagaaaaaataaataaataaacatatcGTTTCCTATCAACAATTTGTTCTTAAatacaaacatataaatatattattttaatttattaaatactAAACGGTTCAATCATCGACCTATCGGACACCCTAGAGAAACGAGTTTCTCCGCTAGTTCTAAAAAATTAAAGGCTTTGCCCCGAACCTCCGCAAATTTTCTTGCTCATTTTGTCCTAAAATCCTAGCTTTGCCCCTGCAACCAAACCCAACTTGACGAAGAAGAGGACAGATGTTCTTCAGGCAATGGAGACAGACAGATACGGAGGAGGCGCTCGATTCAGAACAAGGTTTGTCGTCACCAGATCCAATTTGTTCTCAGCATCGCAGACGAAGAAGAGGACAGATGTTCTGCTATTTCCATTCGTCCATTTGCAGTGATTCTTACTTCTCACGACTAATGGCTGGCCACTGTGAACGTGGAAATTGAAAACCAAAAGCATACATCAGCTCTGGACAGGAAACTAATTTTGTAATGTTGAGTTAGCTGTCTATTGCATGACCATACGATTGAAAGAATGGCTGGGATTTAAGAATTTTAGCAACTATGGATTGCAGCCCCCCTAATCATATACGAGATCAAGCATAATGTGGGACCTCATAGAGGATGCTTATTTCAGCTCCAGTTGCAACCATAAACTAGAAACTCGTCCATAGACAATTAAAATTCCTTCAAAACGATCTCGTTATTTCCCGCCCAATGCAACCTATACCAACACATAACCGCCTCACTGGGTCACTTCTGCTCGTCTCACGCGCTTACAAGTCACCATTAACaaatcttctctctctcaagaAGCTTCCGGCCATGAAAGCTTCCTTTGTACCTCTCTTTCTCACAGTGCTCCTTTCGCTCTTCCATGGAAGCTTCTCGCTTCCCACCACCATCGGCGTCACCTACACTACTCCACCACCAACCGCGACCACCACCAACACTCCTAAACTGCCTCCGGAACGGATCGCCGCCACCATCTCTGGCCTCCACCTCCAGGCGGTAAGACTACCAGAGTCGGCTCCCTCTTTGGTCCGCGCTTTTGCCTTTGTCAACACGTCGCTCCTCCTCACCATCCCCAATCAGCTGGTCCCCTCTTTGGCCTTCAATCGTTCCAATGCCCTAGGTTGGGTCTACCGCCATGTCTTGCCGTTCTATCCTCGCTCAAGAATCTCGATGGTTTCCGTCGGCAACGACTTCCTGGCCAACGCACCTGATCTGTCGCCGTACCTCTTACCGGCCATCCGCAACGTTCAATTGGCTCTCCGTGACCTAGGCATCAAAAAGATCGCCGTCTCCACAATTTTCTCTTTCATCAACATCATAGCGATGCCGTTTCCACCATCTTCCGCTACTTTCCAAGCACCTATTGGAGATTACGTTATCAGGCCGTTTCTGCAGTTCTTGGAAGAGACCAATTCATCTTTCTTGGTCAATGTCTATCCGTACAACATGTACAGGCTTAACAGTGACATTCCGATTGGTTTTGCTCTGTTTCAAGACCATCCTTTCAATTTTAGGGATGATTTGGTCACTGGAGTCAGGTACAGGAACCTGTTTGACATGATGGTGGATGCTGTAATTACTGCCATGGCGGTGGCTGGCCACGAGAGTATTCAGGTGATTGTGGCTGAGACTGGGTGGCCGAGCTTTGGCGGAGATGCAGTGGAGGCTGATGCCACCACAGCCTATGCAGAGATGTATCTGAAGGGTCTGTTGAGGCATCTGAGATCTGGTGTGGGCACACCACTAAGGAAAGAAGGGGTAGCAGAGGTTTACATATATGAATTGGTGGATACGGAGGTGAAGCAGGGGAACAGAAACTGGGGGATCTTGTATCCAAACATGACAAAGAAATACAATTTGGACTTCTCTAGTGCAAATGAGATTTACGGGCATGGTAAGTTGGCGCTCACTTTCTTGATGCTGTTTGGTTTCCTGGTGTGCTTTTAGAAGATATGTTGTTTGATTCTTGCAGGTGAGAACATTTTCTCATCTTTTCTTTAAGAAATAATGTGTTTGTTGCTCACTGACTGTGAATAGCAATTGGGAATCCGTTAATTGTTCCATATGATCATATCTGATCATGAGAGTAGATTTTCTCTGATTTCTACTGTTAGTAGGTTTGTCTGGAATTGTTCTGTTAATTAGGATGGGTGATTGTGATGAGAAGCTGAACATTGCATCATACTAATGGTGAATTTTGTTGTAGATACCATATGAGATGTAGAGTGCTCATAATAGATGTATTTCAATGAAATGAATGCACAGATTCTCTACCTTGTTCTTTGTTTTGCACTAATTGTTAGTTAAAGAGTAGACATCATGCTAAGCTTGACAAATCACGCTAGCAACATCAATCTTCTTAATACAAGAGGAGGCTGAAACAAAAAGGAAATGAAGTCAACAGTTCCACAAAGTCATATCACAATGGGCAAATCAGAATCCATGTACAACATGAGACAAATGACAGAAAATTCAAATCTTAGGTACAACAACAGTGCTCCAACACACTTGAGTGTTGACACCATATACAAACCAAACCATATCACAATGGCAAATCAGAATCCATGTACAAAATGAGATAATGACAGAAAAATTCATTACTTAGGTACAGCAGTGCTCGAACAGATGTATGGTTGGGTGTTGACACCTGGAATAAACAAATGGCTGCCCCCTTGTACTTCGTCTATTGCGCCTTGTATGAAATATTTCTGTTTTGCtcaaaactaaaatatataGGATTTGGAAGCTTAAATATACCCTTTCCTAAATATTGTCCTGTCAAAGCATCCATCTGGCTGCTAATTATGGCTGATAAGCGAAAGCCTTCCTTTAGCAGAAGTGCCCTTCGACTGGAAAAGTATTCACGGCTTTCAAGTCGCATTTCATCATCCAATCTGAAAAGGTGTTGGGAAAATTAGCCAGCGATAAAGGTGATGCCATGAATCAAGAGTTCAAACTGTGGCATACTCAAGAAAGCAAACACAAAGTTAGTTGTACAAACCATAAAGATTTCATCTTGATATGCCTTTCAGATGATGTTCATGATGGTTATAATATTTGCTCAAAAtgaatgaataaatattaacaAGCACAGACTGCACAGTTAGAGGTACAAATCATACGAGCATATGCCAAGTagggagaattttttttaactttcctAGAGCTTTAGACTTAAATCCAAATCATCTAATAGTTGAATGTATATCCTCGGTGTAAAAGAGCCTACGACATCTTAGAAGAACCCCCAGTCATTAAAATGGCAAGAAATCTATAATTCCAAAAACGTCCCAAGAAAAAACATGTCCAGCAAGCAACtggtaaaataattataaatagaaAAGCTCAATTTTAATCAAGTTTTAAAGCCTTTAATACTAAACACCAGTCAACAAGAGGGAGGAGAAAACCGGATGCATAGAAGAGAGAGCCTCGAGTAAAAGTAGACCATGGGGCTAATTCCTCATAAGTTTTTAAATGCTGTTTCTTAAAAAACATTTAACAGTGATAGTGAAAATAAGAATCCATGTGGACAAGTCCTCAAAGTTTCTGACAAGACTCAAAAAGATTTATATTTGTTGATAGCAAATATTTGGGATTAaagattcttgttttttttcttctagaaTGAAAATGTGAAAGTACATAAGTAAAAGTTTGCAACACACAAGATTTACAATGTTAAGGTCTTGTCAATGCATAATGAAGTTCAGCATCTCCAAAAAATGAACCCAATTGCCCTGACTCAAATACCACCACAAACAACTGCAAGATCAAAATTTTGAGCTATCTAATTCCAAAACACATggatgcaatttcaaaagttTGTCAACTAGCAAATTTGTTAAACAGCTAGAAAGGAACATAATGACTCTACCTCATAATCAATGAATACCAGCCACTGTATCCAGCAGAGAGAAGGTGCTCTGTAGTTGCATTTCTTTGTCTCTCTGGCTTTCTTGATAACAAAATCAAGGGCCAACCACTTTCTCGAAGTTTGATATATAGTCTTAGAAAGAAAGTGTATTTCAGGTGTTTTGCCTCTTCAAAACAATCACCCCGGCGATAACGATCGAGTCTGTGCAGGAAAGACTAATTATTCTTCTCATTTGAATTAATGACAAGCAATCAAAAAGGAAACCCTTTGACAAAAAGTGTAAGTCAAATATGAATTTATgaaaattgaataaatatttaatCAGACCTAAAAGATGGCCACAGCTAAACACAACATATGCACTACTGCCTACTTCATTCATCTAATACTCTATATTTGAGAATAAGAACAAATAAACtaattaaacaaaacaaaaattatttcaattCAAAGCAGAGGCTCGGAAAAAAGATTGATTATGACAAACTCCTGCTAcatgcacttgtaaatgttgaaggaaacaaatatatatgcttTCTCAAGTGCATGTCCTTCCCCTAATGGCTGTAGTTTAATATGTCCTAATTTCCATATTAATGCTCTTTCAGACCATATTGTTAACCCAAAAATGATCATGACAAGTGCTGCCACATACACTTGTAAATGTTGAAGGAAACAACTGTATATGCTTTCTCAAGTGCATGCTCTTGTTCTAAAAGCCTTCATCCAATAAGTCCTAATTTCCATATTCCAGTTTGAAACTATTTGAAGATAGCGTTTGAAGGTGCAATTCAGCTTAAACAACGTCTACCAGCCATTTAGCAAAACTAACTGGACTAGACAAATAAGGAGTTCTCAATTAGGTTAAAGACACGACTTAGGATCTCTGTGGAGACATTGACATTGATAATAGAACATGCACCCCAGGAGAAAAATAAAGTAAAGGTAGAGAGGGAATTACCCATATGTCAATGGATTGGTTTTCCAGGAATTCAAAGGAACAATGTCATCTATGTCAATCAACACCACATCTAGCCTATCATCAAGTGGCAAAACACTTTCGAAATATCTCTCAATCATTGACATAGTAAAATTTAGATCTCTCTCATATTGATGTTCTTTGATGTACTGAATAGCGACACTCAAACAGACTGAAGGGAAGCCATCTGCTCCCAAGTTGTTGAGCTCAGCATGAGAAGCATACATAGTGCAATAATTGTAATCTTCATTGAGTTTCTGAATTTCAACTACCCCTGAATTCTTACTCTGACAGGATTGCAACATTACTGTTAATGCAATCAGCAAGGTAATCAATAACACCCCAACAGTTACTAGAGCAGCAATGAAGATAGTTGCTGCAAAAGCTGTCATGTAGAACCCCGACTCTACCACATAACGACTTCCCATATCTGCACTCAAGAGAAACATGAGAGAGGAATCATAAAGTTAACAAATGAATTACCAAAAGGTCATTGTGGTTGTCTCGTAAAACATGATCCAGATTCATCAATGACAATTTTTAAAAGTCCAACCACCAAGTTTGGGTAGTACACATGGTGCTAAAGAGGACAGATAACAGATTCCATCATAAGCTCTTCAAAACCATGCTACCAAATTTCCACTTACGTAATTTGATACTAAAAATGGACACAATTGTATCTCAGATCCTCAATCTGGGTCTACGGTAGCATTCATACTGTCTAAGGTCattgtaatttgtaaatatCCACGCGAAACATTTTTATAGGTTCACATCCATGTCTATTCAAGCATGCGTGAAACACCTATGCATGACAAAAAGAACATGAAAATCAAAGAAGTATTGCATACCAGAAtttcctctactggagagactGGCACTGGCAGTAGAGAACTGCCTCTCCATTTGATGAGCATAGGCTGACATCTTTTTAGGGTAACCAGAAATCACAAGCCCTAGTAGCAAACTTCAGAAATATATTGTTTTGCCATTTTATAGGACAGAAGGGTACCCTGCAATAACAAAGATTAACTCAAAAATATAAGGTTCATCCAAACTAACAAAGCAAAAAATAACAACTGAAAACAAGCTCTTAATAAGATAGAAACTTAGAATTACCTTCAATCAATCTACCATGTTAACAGGTAATGGCTAACAGCTTCAAGTCTCAATTCCTTCGCCTGCTACATTCATTCATGCAAGATGAAGTCAATAAATTATAATCTGAGCATACAGAGAAATTATGCTATCCAAAATTTCATTCGTCAGACAAATTAAAAGCCTTTGCAGAAACAGATCTAGTTGACCCAAATCCAaataattcaaaatcaaatcctATTACTCAAACAGATGAAGACCCACATCCTGGGTCCTCGAATCTCCACCGATCAGACCGTTAGAACTAGTACAAAAGAATTGCTCACGAATGGTTCATCCATAATTTATATCAAAggacaaaaaaacatatagATAGAGAGTGGAACAGACAGAACGGACCTGAAGGAGACTCTGCTGAGAAGAAATCTCTTGAAGAAGCGAGAAAGATTGAAGGATCGAATTAGGATATTTCGCCATTATGTTTGATTCTCTGTTGGCGAATACCCTGTCAATC is a genomic window containing:
- the LOC119999298 gene encoding uncharacterized protein At2g39920; amino-acid sequence: MSAYAHQMERQFSTASASLSSRGNSDMGSRYVVESGFYMTAFAATIFIAALVTVGVLLITLLIALTVMLQSCQSKNSGVVEIQKLNEDYNYCTMYASHAELNNLGADGFPSVCLSVAIQYIKEHQYERDLNFTMSMIERYFESVLPLDDRLDVVLIDIDDIVPLNSWKTNPLTYGLDRYRRGDCFEEAKHLKYTFFLRLYIKLRESGWPLILLSRKPERQRNATTEHLLSAGYSGWYSLIMRLDDEMRLESREYFSSRRALLLKEGFRLSAIISSQMDALTGQYLGKGIFKLPNPIYFSFEQNRNISYKAQ
- the LOC119999291 gene encoding glucan endo-1,3-beta-glucosidase, acidic, which codes for MKASFVPLFLTVLLSLFHGSFSLPTTIGVTYTTPPPTATTTNTPKLPPERIAATISGLHLQAVRLPESAPSLVRAFAFVNTSLLLTIPNQLVPSLAFNRSNALGWVYRHVLPFYPRSRISMVSVGNDFLANAPDLSPYLLPAIRNVQLALRDLGIKKIAVSTIFSFINIIAMPFPPSSATFQAPIGDYVIRPFLQFLEETNSSFLVNVYPYNMYRLNSDIPIGFALFQDHPFNFRDDLVTGVRYRNLFDMMVDAVITAMAVAGHESIQVIVAETGWPSFGGDAVEADATTAYAEMYLKGLLRHLRSGVGTPLRKEGVAEVYIYELVDTEVKQGNRNWGILYPNMTKKYNLDFSSANEIYGHGENIFSSFL